The window ACCGTACCTCCATGAAGAATGATTGTGAAACTTGCATCGTCCTTGATCTCTATTCCAAAGAGAGCTTTAGCAAGCTCGATGTGGCCACTACTACTAATAGGTAAAAATTCAGAAAGGCCTTGGATCAGTCCGAGAATAAAGGCTTCTAAGATCGACATGAATTAACTTAACCGTTAGATTTTGGTTTCAGCATGATGGCGTATATCTCAATGCCGTACCCAATTAATACTATTATTGGAGCAAGGGTGATTCTTCTGAAACTAAAAATTTCCGGATTAAATACATTTGGGTCATCAGATCCACCACCAGACATTAGGACAAACCCCAATACTATTACAGCTATACCAATCAACATCCACTTGTAATTCTCTTTTCCGAATACGAATAATTCGTTGTTGTTTTCTTCCATCATTTATTAGTATAATTCTCCTGATTTTAACTTGAGGTATTTGCTTACTGCAAACGTAGTCGACAACCAAGAGATTAATATTCCAACTAAAAGTACCGATCCAAATAGAGAACCGAACATTTCAAAATCACGCAAATTTATTAAATCAGGAATTTCGTTTTGTACCAAATAAATAATTCCCAACAATAAAATTATTGCTATTAACGAACCATAAATGCCATGTAGTATACCTTTTAAAATAAAGGGCCTTTTTATAAACCAGTGGGTCGCTCCAACCAGCTGCATGGTTTTTATAATAAATCTCTTGGAGTAGATCGATAAGCGAATAGTATTGTTGATTAATGCTATTGCAACCAGTAGTAGAAGGCCACTAAAGCATAGCAGGTAAAAACTGATCACCCGAACATTCTCGTTAATCATGTCTATCATCGATTTCTGATATACGACTTCTTTAACACCTTTATTTGCGAGCAACGAATTTTCGATCCAGGCCAAGCTATCGTTATTAGCAAAGTTGGCATTAAGCATTATTGTAATCGATGAGGGTAACGGATTATAATCTCCTAAGAAGGTCACAAAGTTTTCTTCTGGGTCTAAGTCTTTCTTTAAATTTTCGATTGCTTGCTCTTTACTTATATACTTTGTAGATTTTACAAAGTCTTTTGTGTCAAGCGTTTTTTGTAATTGGATGGCATTAACCTCTTTCACATTTTCTTTGAGGTAAACATCCATGCTTACGTTTTCTTTGATAAAAATGGCAAGTCGATCGGATACTAAAATTACTAAGCCGATAATTCCCAGCATAAAAAGAACCAGTGAAATACTCACTACAGTTGACTGTCCTGAGGATTTTAGTTTTCTTTTCGAGTAGATCTCTTCTGCGTTCTCCATCAATGCCTTGTTTGGGGCTCAAAGCTAAGGAAATATTCTCGTTTGCGGATTCGTAGTTGCTGTTTAAAAGCGTATTAAATTCCTAAATTCGCTCTCTATAAAGCGAATTAGAATTATCGATGGAATACAGTCACAAAATTATTGAGGCAAAATGGCAAAAGTTTTGGAAAGAAAACAAAACATACAAAACGTCAAATGAATCTGAAAAAGAAAAATTCTATGTATTGGATATGTTCCCTTATCCATCTGGTGCAGGGCTTCATGTTGGCCATCCATTAGGCTATATAGCATCGGATATCTTCGCTCGTTTTAAAAGACAAAAGGGATATAATGTCCTTCACCCAATGGGGTATGATTCGTTCGGTTTACCTGCCGAGCAGTATGCGATTCAAACGGGTCAACATCCTGCCATTACAACCGAAGAGAACATTGCGACATACCGAAGGCAGTTAGATCAAATTGGTTTTTCATACGACTGGGATCGAGAAGTTAGAACAAGTGATCCGTCATATTACAAATGGACGCAATGGATTTTTATCGAGCTTTTTAATTCATATTACGATACCGAAAAAGACAAAGCAATTTCTATTGATGAGTTGATTATCATTTTTGAAAAGGAAGGAAATGAGTTTGTTAATGCATGTAATACACAAGAAGATATTTTTACCGCAATTGAATGGTCGGCTAAAACGGAAGAAGAGCAGCAAGCTATTTTATTGAATTATCGTTTGGCCTATTTGTCGGATACAATGGTTAACTGGTGTCCCGGATTGGGAACTGTTTTAGCGAACGAAGAAGTTAAAGATGGTAAATCGGAGAGAGGAGATTTTCCGGTAGAAAGGAAATTGATGCGCCAATGGTCATTAAGGATAACTGCTTATGCGGACAGATTACTCAAAGGCTTAGACGGATTAGATTGGACGGATGCTTTGAAAGAGATGCAACGTCACTGGATTGGAAGGTCGCAAGGTGCCTCTGTTCGGTTTAAGATTGAGGGAAGCGAGGAACATATTGGTGTTTTTACTACTCGACCAGATACCATTTTTGGAGTAACATTTATGGTGTTGGCTCCAGAGAGTGAGTTGGTGAATCAAATTACTGCATCAGAATTTCAAGCCAAAGTTGATGCTTATATTGAGCGTACAGCAGCGCGCTCGGAGAGAGAACGAATGGCTGAGGTGAAAAATATTTCAGGGGAGTTTACTGGTGCTTATGCCATACATCCATTATCTGGAGATCGAATTCCTATTTGGATAGGTGATTATGTTTTGGCCGGTTATGGAACAGGGGCTGTAATGTCGGTGCCAGCACACGATAGTAGAGATTATGCTTTTGCAAAGCACTTTGATATTCCTATTGTAGAGGTTGTTTCGGGCGGTAATATCGATGAGGAGTCTTATGATGCTAAGTCGGGTGAGATGGTAAATTCGGATTTCCTTAATGGGCTAGATGTAAATGAGGCAATGAAATCTGCATTGCAAAATTGGAAGAAGATAAAATAGGAAAGGGTGAGGTTAACTTCAGATTGCGGGATGCCATTTTTGGTCGTCAACGATATTGGGGAGAACCAATTCCAGTCTATTTTAAAGGAGATACTCCTTACACTATTGATAAAAGCGATTTGCCGTTAGAGCTTCCTGAGATTGATAAATACCTTCCAACAGAATCAGGAGATCCACCATTGGCAAG of the Flavobacteriales bacterium genome contains:
- a CDS encoding UDP-diphosphatase, giving the protein MSILEAFILGLIQGLSEFLPISSSGHIELAKALFGIEIKDDASFTIILHGGTV
- a CDS encoding DUF3098 domain-containing protein; translated protein: MEENNNELFVFGKENYKWMLIGIAVIVLGFVLMSGGGSDDPNVFNPEIFSFRRITLAPIIVLIGYGIEIYAIMLKPKSNG
- a CDS encoding cell division protein FtsX gives rise to the protein MENAEEIYSKRKLKSSGQSTVVSISLVLFMLGIIGLVILVSDRLAIFIKENVSMDVYLKENVKEVNAIQLQKTLDTKDFVKSTKYISKEQAIENLKKDLDPEENFVTFLGDYNPLPSSITIMLNANFANNDSLAWIENSLLANKGVKEVVYQKSMIDMINENVRVISFYLLCFSGLLLLVAIALINNTIRLSIYSKRFIIKTMQLVGATHWFIKRPFILKGILHGIYGSLIAIILLLGIIYLVQNEIPDLINLRDFEMFGSLFGSVLLVGILISWLSTTFAVSKYLKLKSGELY
- a CDS encoding leucine--tRNA ligase; protein product: MEYSHKIIEAKWQKFWKENKTYKTSNESEKEKFYVLDMFPYPSGAGLHVGHPLGYIASDIFARFKRQKGYNVLHPMGYDSFGLPAEQYAIQTGQHPAITTEENIATYRRQLDQIGFSYDWDREVRTSDPSYYKWTQWIFIELFNSYYDTEKDKAISIDELIIIFEKEGNEFVNACNTQEDIFTAIEWSAKTEEEQQAILLNYRLAYLSDTMVNWCPGLGTVLANEEVKDGKSERGDFPVERKLMRQWSLRITAYADRLLKGLDGLDWTDALKEMQRHWIGRSQGASVRFKIEGSEEHIGVFTTRPDTIFGVTFMVLAPESELVNQITASEFQAKVDAYIERTAARSERERMAEVKNISGEFTGAYAIHPLSGDRIPIWIGDYVLAGYGTGAVMSVPAHDSRDYAFAKHFDIPIVEVVSGGNIDEESYDAKSGEMVNSDFLNGLDVNEAMKSALQNWKKIK